The following proteins come from a genomic window of Micromonospora zamorensis:
- a CDS encoding helix-turn-helix domain-containing protein has protein sequence MDATNPLGDFLRARREQTRPEDVGLGPGVGLRRVPGLRREEVAMLAGISADYYLRLEQGRERHPSVQVLDALAGVLGLDPEATAYMIGLSRARSRRAARPAADRVPASILHLLRELDMPAFVQNRYLDILASNPMARALSPNLAPGANRLRAVFLDPAERELFRDWRQAMQSVVGQMRADSGGATDDPRLTALVGELSLKSDCFRRLWARHEVRRREGVVSRLRHPEVGDLDLYCDKLAVAGADGQLLVIYHAEPGTESARSLALLGLIAASTPDDTPDSLRPGDPARLYPSE, from the coding sequence ATGGACGCGACGAACCCGCTCGGCGACTTTCTGCGTGCCCGCCGGGAGCAGACCCGGCCCGAGGACGTCGGGCTCGGCCCGGGAGTGGGCCTGCGCCGGGTGCCGGGGCTGCGGCGCGAGGAGGTGGCGATGCTGGCCGGGATCAGCGCCGACTACTACCTGCGGTTGGAGCAGGGCCGCGAGCGGCATCCGTCGGTGCAGGTCCTCGATGCCCTGGCCGGGGTGCTGGGGTTGGACCCGGAGGCGACCGCGTACATGATCGGGCTGAGCCGTGCGCGGTCGCGCCGGGCCGCCCGGCCGGCCGCTGACCGGGTGCCGGCCAGCATCCTGCACCTGCTGCGGGAGCTCGACATGCCGGCCTTCGTGCAGAACCGCTACCTCGACATCCTGGCCTCGAACCCGATGGCGAGGGCACTGTCGCCGAATCTCGCCCCGGGCGCCAACCGACTACGCGCGGTGTTTCTGGACCCGGCCGAGCGGGAGCTGTTCCGCGACTGGCGGCAGGCGATGCAGAGCGTGGTGGGGCAGATGCGCGCCGACTCGGGCGGGGCCACCGACGACCCCCGGTTGACGGCGTTGGTGGGGGAGCTGTCACTCAAGAGCGACTGCTTCCGCCGGTTGTGGGCGCGTCACGAGGTGCGTCGGCGGGAGGGCGTGGTCAGCCGGCTGCGTCATCCCGAGGTGGGTGACCTCGACCTGTACTGCGACAAGCTCGCGGTCGCGGGCGCCGACGGGCAACTGCTGGTGATCTACCACGCCGAGCCGGGTACGGAGTCCGCACGCTCGTTGGCGCTGCTCGGCTTGATCGCCGCCAGCACCCCGGACGACACCCCGGACAGTCTCCGACCCGGTGACCCGGCCCGGCTCTACCCGTCGGAGTGA
- a CDS encoding winged helix-turn-helix transcriptional regulator, producing the protein MAGKIRLEDRECPLSSALGHVGEWWTLLILHDAFDGYTRFDQFQANLGVSSSILTSRLKTLTGQGLLERRRYQTRPDRYEYVLTDLGRSLRPVVVALAAWGNSRLDPSERSMILVDRNTGVEADPVIVDRSTGRPLDDADFVFAAGPAASEAMRKRYEHIPTESAHSDG; encoded by the coding sequence GTGGCAGGGAAGATCCGGCTGGAGGACCGCGAATGTCCGCTGTCGAGCGCACTGGGCCACGTGGGCGAGTGGTGGACGCTGCTGATCCTGCATGACGCCTTCGACGGCTACACCAGGTTCGATCAGTTCCAGGCCAACCTGGGCGTCTCGTCCAGCATCCTGACCAGCCGACTCAAGACCCTGACGGGGCAGGGGCTGCTCGAACGACGCCGCTACCAGACCAGGCCCGACCGCTACGAGTACGTCCTCACCGACCTCGGTCGCAGCCTGCGGCCCGTCGTCGTCGCCCTCGCCGCCTGGGGCAACTCACGCCTCGACCCGAGCGAGCGCAGCATGATCCTGGTCGACCGGAACACCGGCGTGGAGGCCGACCCGGTGATCGTGGATCGCAGCACCGGGCGTCCGCTCGACGACGCCGACTTCGTCTTCGCCGCCGGCCCGGCCGCCAGCGAGGCCATGCGCAAGCGCTACGAGCACATCCCTACCGAGTCAGCTCACTCCGACGGGTAG
- a CDS encoding glycosyltransferase family 4 protein, whose protein sequence is MRVALLGPVAWRTPPHHYGPWEQVTGLLAEGLVSRGVDVTLFATLDSVTSAQLDGVCPRGYADDPDLDGRVWEAMHVSHAMARSAQFDVVHSHLDWLPLAFAEHCRAPLLTTVHGFSGAGILPAYGRARSSYVSISDADRAPELDYVATVYHGVDVGGLPFTDKAGPGLAAFGRIHPDKGTHTAIEIARRAGRPLTICGIVQDERYFAEEVAPHIDGDQVVFLGSVGPQRRAEVLGESTALLHPIAFDEPFGLSVVESMVCGTPVVAYRRGSMPEVVDEGVTGLLVHTVDQAVEAITRAADLDRAECRAQALKRFSADRMVTDYLAVYDQLVRN, encoded by the coding sequence TTGAGGGTTGCGCTGCTCGGACCGGTCGCCTGGCGTACGCCCCCGCACCACTACGGGCCGTGGGAGCAGGTGACCGGCCTGCTCGCCGAGGGGCTGGTCAGCCGCGGCGTGGACGTGACGCTCTTCGCGACACTGGACTCCGTCACCTCCGCCCAGCTCGACGGAGTCTGCCCACGGGGGTACGCGGACGACCCCGACCTGGACGGTCGGGTGTGGGAGGCGATGCACGTCTCCCACGCGATGGCCCGCTCGGCGCAGTTCGACGTGGTGCACAGCCACCTGGACTGGCTGCCCCTGGCCTTCGCGGAACACTGCCGGGCACCGCTGCTGACCACGGTGCACGGCTTCTCCGGCGCGGGGATCCTGCCCGCCTACGGCCGAGCCCGATCGTCGTACGTGTCGATCTCCGACGCCGACCGGGCACCGGAGCTCGACTACGTTGCCACGGTGTACCACGGCGTCGACGTCGGCGGTCTGCCGTTCACCGACAAGGCCGGCCCCGGGCTGGCCGCCTTCGGCCGGATCCACCCGGACAAGGGCACCCACACCGCTATCGAGATCGCCCGCCGCGCCGGCCGGCCGCTGACCATCTGCGGGATCGTGCAGGACGAGCGGTACTTCGCCGAAGAGGTGGCACCGCACATCGACGGTGACCAGGTCGTCTTCCTCGGGTCGGTGGGCCCGCAACGGCGTGCCGAGGTGCTGGGCGAGAGCACCGCGCTGCTGCACCCGATCGCCTTCGACGAGCCGTTCGGGCTGTCGGTCGTGGAATCGATGGTCTGCGGCACCCCGGTCGTCGCCTATCGGCGGGGGTCCATGCCCGAGGTGGTCGACGAAGGGGTGACGGGCCTCCTCGTCCACACCGTCGACCAGGCCGTCGAGGCGATCACCCGGGCCGCCGACCTCGATCGGGCGGAGTGTCGGGCGCAGGCTTTGAAGCGCTTCAGCGCCGACCGGATGGTCACCGACTATCTCGCGGTCTACGACCAGCTCGTTCGTAACTGA
- a CDS encoding nuclear transport factor 2 family protein codes for MTATQAAPAIIRRYFELAGQPDSEDYFRLFAEDAVVEDESTEYRGIEAIRRWRRAVPLVSYEITDIEETPAGTIVTATITGDFPGSPFAGLRYRFGDYDESAIRALRIAP; via the coding sequence ATGACCGCCACCCAGGCCGCACCGGCCATCATCCGCCGCTATTTCGAGCTGGCCGGCCAGCCCGACTCGGAGGACTACTTCCGCCTCTTCGCCGAGGACGCCGTGGTCGAGGACGAGTCGACCGAGTACCGGGGCATCGAGGCCATCCGCCGGTGGCGTCGAGCCGTGCCGCTGGTGTCGTACGAGATCACCGACATCGAGGAGACTCCCGCTGGCACGATCGTGACCGCGACGATCACCGGCGACTTTCCCGGCAGTCCCTTCGCCGGGCTCCGCTACCGCTTCGGTGACTACGACGAGAGCGCGATCCGGGCCCTGCGGATCGCGCCCTGA
- a CDS encoding oxidoreductase yields MSENLPGGSLTLADGLTLSRMGYGAMQLAGPGVFGPPRDREQAIAVLREAVDLGVRHIDTSDFYGPVVVNELIREALHPYPEDLHLVTKVGARRGADRSWIPALEPDELKAQVRDNLQHLGLDVLDVVNLRVGVAEGTGDDPLSEQFGALAELRQEGLIRHLGLSNVTLDQLSEAQAIAPVVTVQNLYNLANRQDDALVDRCAAENIAFAAFFPLGGFTPLQSDTLNDVAARVGSSPQQVALAWLLQRSPTTVLIPGTSTLAHLRENIAAADLKLPADAIEELDTIGG; encoded by the coding sequence ATGAGCGAGAACCTTCCCGGCGGGTCCCTGACCCTGGCTGACGGCCTCACCCTCAGCCGGATGGGCTACGGAGCTATGCAGTTGGCCGGCCCGGGTGTCTTCGGCCCGCCCCGCGACCGCGAGCAGGCGATCGCCGTGCTCCGCGAGGCCGTCGACCTCGGTGTCCGGCACATCGACACCAGCGACTTCTACGGCCCGGTGGTGGTGAACGAGCTGATCCGCGAGGCGCTGCACCCGTACCCCGAGGATCTGCACCTGGTCACCAAGGTCGGCGCGCGCCGCGGCGCCGACCGCTCCTGGATCCCGGCGCTCGAGCCGGACGAACTGAAGGCCCAGGTCCGGGACAACCTCCAGCACCTCGGCCTGGACGTCCTCGACGTGGTCAACCTGCGGGTCGGTGTGGCGGAGGGCACCGGCGACGATCCCCTCTCCGAGCAGTTCGGCGCCCTCGCCGAACTGCGGCAGGAAGGGCTGATCCGGCACCTCGGGCTCAGCAACGTCACGCTCGACCAGCTGAGCGAGGCCCAGGCCATCGCCCCGGTGGTCACTGTCCAGAACCTTTACAACCTCGCCAACCGACAGGACGACGCCCTGGTGGACCGGTGCGCGGCGGAGAACATCGCGTTCGCCGCGTTCTTCCCGCTCGGCGGTTTCACGCCGTTGCAGTCCGACACGCTCAACGACGTGGCCGCCCGGGTGGGGTCGTCGCCGCAGCAGGTCGCCCTGGCGTGGCTGCTCCAGCGCTCCCCCACCACGGTGCTGATCCCGGGCACCTCGACGCTGGCGCACCTGCGGGAGAACATCGCCGCTGCCGACCTGAAGCTGCCGGCCGACGCGATCGAAGAGCTCGACACCATTGGCGGCTGA